CGCGGGGCCTTGGTGGCCGATGACGAAGTGCGGCGGATCGCGGCCAAGTATTATCAGTGCGACAACTTCCTTTATTTGGGGCGGCAGTTCAACTTTCCCACCGCCTTGGAAGGCGCGCTGAAGCTCAAAGAGATCAGCTACATTCACGCCGAGGGCTATCCCGCCGCCGAGATGAAGCACGGGCCGATCGCCCTGGTCGACGAGCAGACGCCCAGCGTGTTTTTGATCCCCCAGGGACCGGTCTACGACAAGGTGATCTCGAACATGGAAGAGATCAAGGCCCGCGGCGGGCCGGTGATCGCCGTGACCTGCGAGTCGGGCACGCGCGCCGCCGAGTTGGCCGACGACGTGGTGTTGATTCCCACCACCGATGAGTTCTTGCAGCCGATGGTGACCGCCATTCCGCTGCAATTGTTGGCCTATCACATCGCCGTGCTGCGGGGCTGCGACGTCGATAAACCTCGCAATCTGGCCAAGAGCGTCACGGTGGAATGAACGGAGACCTCACTCCGTCGCGGCCGCCTGGGGCGAATGCTCGGCCAAAAAGGCCCTCAGGGCCTGCGTGAATTCGGGCCGCACAAAGGTGCCAATGTGATCGGCGCCCTTGATCACGCTCACCTGTAGGCGCGGCATGACCTCGACCAGCTCGTCGACCGTCACCTTCAAGGGATCCAACTCGCCGATGATCGCCAAGGTCGGCACGTGGTTCGCCCTGAGCTGCTGCTCCGTGACGGCGAATTCTTTCATTCCCCGCACAACCCCGGCCAACGCCTTTTGGTCGTTGAAGAGGCTGACCACTTGGTTGGCCCTTCGCAATCGGGCCTCCGTCGGCTTGGGACGGCCTTCGGGCGTCAGCTTCACCAGCAGCGGGCCGATGCCCTTGCCTTCGTCCAGCGATTGGGCGACCTCGTTGATGAATCCGGCCCGCTCGTCGTCAGCCTTGGCCCAACCGCCGCCGGCCAGCGTCGCCGTGAGGAAACGTTCGGGGTGCTCGGCCAGCAGCTTGTCGGCGATGAACGCCCCCATCGAATAACCGACGATGTGGGCCTTCGAGATGCC
The sequence above is drawn from the Pirellulales bacterium genome and encodes:
- a CDS encoding alpha/beta hydrolase; the protein is MKSLGVRAGAWAVIGLLFTLGPAHAAEDQFFDADGVRIRYVVEGEGEPVLLIHGFCGSLHLQWGGPGILKSLAKDYRVIAYDNRGHGRSGKPHDPRKYGDEMVEDAVRVLDHLGISKAHIVGYSMGAFIADKLLAEHPERFLTATLAGGGWAKADDERAGFINEVAQSLDEGKGIGPLLVKLTPEGRPKPTEARLRRANQVVSLFNDQKALAGVVRGMKEFAVTEQQLRANHVPTLAIIGELDPLKVTVDELVEVMPRLQVSVIKGADHIGTFVRPEFTQALRAFLAEHSPQAAATE